aaagggcttttttaaatatgttaacagcaaaaggagaatcAGAGATGACATTGGTCTGTTGCTGGGTGTGGTTGGTCACCTCACAAATAAGGATGtagacaaagcagagacatttaatcctggggtaatcctggttatacgtACAAATTGagggacgagaggctggagagcagccctgcagaaagacatcttggggtttgggttgatggcaagttgaatgtgagtcaacagtgtgccctggcagccaaaagggccaaccgtgtcctggaGTGCATCAAGCCCAGCATAGCTAGTTGGTCAAGAGAGGcgattgtcccactctacactggtgcggccccacctgaagtactgtgtgcagttttgggcgccTCAATATAACAACATCGTCAGACTATcagagtgtgtccagaggagcgcgaccaagatggtgaaaggtctcgagggcaagGCTTaagaggagcagctgaggtcacttggtttgtttagcttggagaagagaaggctgaggggtgacctcatcacagcctacaacttcctcaaggtAGGGGAGTGaagggggaggtgctgatctcctctctctggtgaccagccataggacacgaggaaatggaatgaagctgcgtcaggggcagttcagattggacattaggaaaaggttcttcactgagaggatGTCTGgccactggaacaggctccccagggaagtgatcacagccccaagcctgtcagagttcaaggagcatctggatggtgctcttagtcatatggttcagttttaggtagtcctgtgaggagcagggagttggacttgatgatccttatgggtcccttccaacatgaGATGTTTTATGATTCTAATTCTCTCATTTGGGAAGAGAATGAGATAAGAGAATGGGCCAACCAGCTGGAGGgtggctttgcagaaaaggacctggtgGTCCTGGTTTACCTGGTGCGCTGTTGCGGCAAAGGAGGCTAAGGGTATCCTGGGCGacattaggaggagtgttgccagcaagTCCAGGATGGTGATCCTTCCCATCCTCAGCACTagtgaggccacacctggagtactgtgtccagtttggggttccccagtacaagagatgTGGAGCTACTGGAGCAAAAGGCCAGTAAGATAATGAAGGACTGGAGTATCTCttatatgaggaaaggctgagaggtattttacaaatatctgaagggatGGTATGAAGAAGACAGAGCAaggcttttttcagtgtgtCTAGTGACAGAACTAGGAGCAGtgtgcacaaactgaaacacaggaagttCTGTCTGCATGTAAGGAAACAATTTTGGCTGTGAGGATAACCAAGCTCTGGCACAGGTcgcccagagaggtggtggaatctccctccttggagatctTCAGAAGCTGCCTGggcatggtcctgggcaaccagctctaggtgacCCTACTTGAGCAGGGGGACTGGGCAAGGTGAtgtccagaggtcccttctaacctcaaccattctgtgattctgtaatgaCTAAAAAGTAACGATCCAGTGCTCAGAGATCATGCTTCATCTCTTGAGGCACCTTTACCTTGTAACAGAGAGAATGTCTTTAAATTTATGACAATGATGCTGAAAAAAGTCAAAGGATGATACTTTCTTGGAGAAGCAATCACTAGGGTTCTCATATGCTACATGGCCTATGCAGGTAATATTTAGCAGCAGCCATTGGGATGCAATTCTGGTTTTGGTTCTCATCACATTGCTTCATGTTAACTTCTACAAAATGAGGATGATGCAGGAGTAGACATGGACTTCTGCTTTGCTCTAGAGAGTATGAGGTATCTTCTTTTTTGCTATATCAAATAGTGTTGTATGTGGgtctttctttctgaatattCTTTTAACTCTTATTCAGGTTTTTACTGGACTGAGACCTGCAGTAGGTGTTGCATCTTGTGATTCAGGGAATATGAGGTTTGTCAGTGTGAGTTCTTCACAGCTTCTGTTAGTACAGTGGAAATGTTTGCTGTATGTAGTTATGCagaatttttatgatttttatgaTACACGTTCGAGTTTGTATGTTCCTTGTAGTCTTTAGTTGTTAGCTATTGCGGATTATTTTACAAGTGTTTTTACTGagtttttctaaatttttaataatcttGGCATCTTTTAAGTAGGGAAAATCtgcataaatattaaatagttccatgatgaaaggaagaaagaggatggAAAGGTAGTGTGACCTTACATAGAAAAAGTGGTGGTTGTATCTCACTCTAGTTAATATCACTGTAGTTAATGTGCTCCTAATATTTGTCAGAATCTCAGCTGTGGTTTGTGGAACTTCTCATGATGGTCTttgcttgaggttttttttccttctcctccccttcatTTAACTCTTCCTCAAAAATAGGAGATTCTGGAGTCTGGGGCTTGAAgaagaattttgctttgttgGAACTTTTGGAACGGTTGCAGAATGGACCAGCTGGGCAGTGTGGGACGGCAGAAGAAGCCATTGGTCTATCTGGAGAGGtactgagttttaaaaaaggcaaaaatttgTTACATTTGCTTAAAGTTATAtcttgatagaaaaaaaaatgaaaatcagttcTTTGCCAAATGTAATTTCACTAATaatgctgttgttttctttcagtatctAGTATTAAGGCTTCAATTAATTGCTTCATAATTAAATGCTAATCTGTTCTGactaaagcagaaaataaaaaggtattgCCAAGCATGCAcactcttttccccttttttaggcttttaagatttttagaaaaggtTACTCATTTAGATATTTCAGTTATAGTGATATAAGGACAGTTTTCTAAAACTTCTTAGAGAGTCTTCCTAAAGACTTCAACTCTTCTTCTCGAGTAGTTGCCTTTTATAGTCATTTGATATCACTACATCATGTGATAGTACTTCATTGTCAAAACCAGCTGCTTTAATCATTTCAGTATTAACAACTGGTATGCAAAAAGTATCATGCAGTGCCATTCTAGGAATAGGTAACTGTCCTAAGTGCCCATTTGTTCATTGGTGTTTTGTCCATCTGTAACTTTGTAATTCTTTGTTCTGTAATGACTGCTTTGGAGGAAATGACTGGAGCCTGCATTATTTTATCCTCCAAACCTTTACAACTTCCATTGAAGTTTGGATTTATAAAATCACTGAAGAACTCTAGAATAATTTATTGGAGTTGACTGTAAAGGAaactgacttttattttttaaaaatttattgaGAAGTTAAAATCAGGTTTTCAAAGTAGTCCAAATATTTATTAGTGTGTAGCTGTTAAAGAAAGTCTGTTTTCAGGCTTATATTGGTGGCAGGTCTTCTGATTTTCCTCAGTTTTGGGGATTAAATGTTAACaacttcagttttgtctttttttttttttttaattagagtaTCATTCGTTGCGATGAAGATGAAGCCCACGTTGCATCTGTATATTGCACTGTTTGTGCCACTCACCTGTGCGCAGACTGTTCCCAGCTTACTCATTCTACAAAGACACTAGCAAAACACAGGCGTGTACCTCTTGCTGATAAGCCTCATGAGAAGACCTTGTGCTCCCAACACCAAGTGCATGCTAttgagtttgtttgtttggaagAGGGCTGTCAGGCGAGTCCACTTATGTGTTGTGTCTGCAAAGAATACGGGAAGCATCAAGGTCATAAGGTACTGCTAATAATCCATTTCTAGTCATGCTATGGGGTGGCTTGCATAATTATTTATCCAATTAAAGTACAAAAGGTTATCAAGAAAGGAGGGTAAATTCTTAATATGTCTTTATAGAAGTAACTTCATactgttctttcattttcccttcatttcaGATAACTGCCATGgtaaaattacaagaaaaaaacccattattTCTAAGACCACAATAACTCATTTATATATTAAGATGGACAGTCCCTTTATCCAATGCTTTTTTGAACTTCTTGCAGCATTGAGTCACCAGTTCTGAAAGTTGTTTTCATCATGCAAACACTAAGTTCACCCAACCTGGTGCAGTCTAACTacccttctttttttataattgaTTATGGTGAACAGGCAAATTTGTATGTTTACTTGTGTAATTGCTAGATCCCTATCTTAGTCTCAGCATGATCTATAACTCCTGATTGCATTTTAGGTTGCAAGATGGTTTTAAATTCTTGCTTGCCTTtcctgtgtgtatatatatgtatatatatacatatattacatacacagacatatatattaaatatttagtaaGATAGAAAAGATTATTAAGGAAGATATTTATGATTGATCTTTGATatgttgcttttaattaataGCATTCTGTCTTGGAACCAGCAGCAAACCAGATTCGTGCATCCATTTTAGACATGGCCCACTGTATAAGaactttcacagaagaaatctcAGATTATTCCAGAAAACTAGTTGGAATTGTCCAGCATATAGAAGGAGGAGAACAAATAGTTGAAGATGGAGTTGGAATGGCCCATACTGAACATgtatgcctttttatttttccccacatgcaccaaatatttgctttttgtaataACCAAGATAAggaatttctttgaaaattatacGTAGGTTTAATAAGACAAGACCTTAAGTTCGTATCTCTACCAAGTCGGTATTGAGGCTTAAGCCAGCAGATAGAGGGCAACTTATAGTCCGTTACAATGTTTATAGGCTACGTGAAAATAGGGAGGCAGTAGGGAAAGCTGTGTAACTGCTAGTACAGTATTGAAGTACTGTGACAGATTGCATCTGTTCTCAGGTGCTGTGATACTATTGAGGCTTTTTTCCCTGGTCATTTTTAGTTAGGTGTGTATACATACAAATAAGCTACTTGATTATTGGAGTAACTTCTTGGAGGATCTTGGTGTTAGGGCTGATAAGACTTTCTGTATAACTGGGACTTGAACTGTGATGTAGCCAAGCAGATGTGAACATAAGTTAGAAactggaataaaatgaaaaatgtagttCTGGAATCAACTGATGACCTTAATCCTCTGGATCTTGTGACTGCAACACTGTAGGTACCAGGGACTGCAGAGAACGCTCGCTCATGTGTCCGAGCCTATTTTTCTGATCTTCATGAAACCCTTTGTCGTCAGGAGGAAATGGCTCTTAGTGTTGTTGATGCTCACGTGAGAGAGAAGTTGATTTGGCTTAGGCAACAGCAAGAAGACATGACCATTCTCTTGTCACAGGTTTCAACAGCTTGCCTTCATTGTGAAAAGACTTTACAACAGGTAGGTTGGCAAGTGAGCTGTAACATATGGCAAGATATGTAGAACTGCAAATTAAGTTCAGGCTACAAATGAAAAGGTTAGATGGTActctacatttttatttcctttacaaTGTTAAAACAATAATGATGTAACATGAGATTGAAGTATTCATTACAAGGGTGTGTTAGAGAAGGATAATCAGTATAAAAGCATCAGGTTCTCCCGTTGCTGGAAATCCTGTGGCATGATCTTGTCTGGAGTAATTTCTGGTTATTTGTGAGGTTagtgggaaggagaggtggaACTGAAGCAAAAAACTTACGATACTTATGGGAAGGATTTTACAGTTGCAATTACCAGTATAGGTGTTTGAAGATAGTTGTCATACGAGGCTggtaggaaaaaatgttttagaactAAATAACTTTCACTAGCAGTTGTAATACGAGTATTTCAACATATTAAATGTGTGAAGAAAGTGGCTATATGAGAGTATCTGGCTGGTCCATTATTCACTTAATTTAGTAATAGCAAGAAGTAAATAGTATATGTAGCGAACAGTAAACTGAGTGTGAGAAATTACTTCATTAATGTgttatttgtacttttttttttatatttgtttagaGCTAGTGTCTGCTTGCTTAGTCAGATATACTTTTAACTATGCAGATGTTCCCATCATTAATGGGTGGTTATTAATCTTCTTGTGTTGTGTGTTGCTGtatgctgcaaagcagctgctctATTCCAGCTGCTGGAATGATATATGAATGATATAAATATTCTTTATATATTACATTACTGTCTGTTATTCCTACAGGACTAAGAGAGgtcaaagaaaaagttttttaaaactgcagaactATTTGGTATCTATTAGTATTAAGGAAGAATGGCAAGGGCTTCACATTTGTAttgcaattttaaataaatctattcTGTAAATGTGAGTTGCTTTAACTAgagtatttctatttaaaatgctttatttgcaACCATCATATTTACATTGTGTTTGGTTATTTTAAGTTACTAAAGGAAAGGcatacttttgttttctctgtctgtTTAGGATGACTGCAGAGTAGTGTTGGCCAAACAGGAAATTACAAGATTGCTAGAGACattacagaaacagcagcagcaatttacAGAACTTGCAGATCACGTACAGCTGGATGCTAGCATACCTGTCACTTTTACAAAGGTATTGTTAATCTCGTGAAAGTACAGCTATCCACTTTATGAAGTCccaaatgtaatttaaaagaaagcaggaataaTACATGTTCAGTATGATGCTGTATTTGTTGCAGCAAATTTAGGCAGTTCAGTATCAGTTAGAGCCACAGTGTCTTATCATACGATGAGTGCCGTCTGGTATTTGAGCAACAAAACCACTATGCTGTTATAGTTAGTGTGAGAAACATTCGTTTGACATTGACTACATCAGTAGCTTTGTTTGAACATgagctgctttcttttaaatatgtaagaTAGTATTTGTGAATTTTAGAAACACCTTTCTTTGGAACCATCCCTGATTTGTTGTACATTCAACTCAGACCAGGAATCTAccctttgtttttccatgtatttttggctttttcatgAGGACAGCATAACTTCTGCagaatgtttattattttacttcctGAAAATTGCACACCTATTTCTAAATGCAATAATGCTATTATAACTTTTAgtttataatattaaaaataatttatttctttcaatttgTTAAATGATAATTTGTCTTATAGTTGCTTTGTATTCACTGATGTTTAGACACAGTTCATCtaagtaggtttttttaattgctttaatatCATATCAATACCACCTATTGTTTGAAAAGGATTAAATTATTTGGAGTTTGATAATGGTGATACTTTTCATGTAGGAGAGTAAATAAGTTTGAAACTCTAAAGAACAAGAAGTACTTTGATTTACGGGTTTTTTGGTTCTGAATGGATGAAAGAGGAATAGGATCTATTGTTGCTGAGATGAAACTGAGGATTTAACTGTTGCTGTTGAAGCCTTTACTATAAAGAAATGGATGCTTCCATGGCGATTCTATCCCAGTCCTTGTTGATGTCAGAAATTCAatttcttccaaataatttgttttgtaactTCAGTATATTTGAATTTCCATGTAATAACTGCTTTGTCAGATCAATAAATGCAACATTTTCACTTCTGCCCCTCCCTTCCCTATTCAGCAGAGACCAGAGTTAGTAGGGTCAGGGACACCTCTTCTGCAAACCCCCATTGTTCCATGAATGAAGCAGTATTCACATTTCACAGATGATGAATTGT
The nucleotide sequence above comes from Gymnogyps californianus isolate 813 chromosome Z, ASM1813914v2, whole genome shotgun sequence. Encoded proteins:
- the TRIM23 gene encoding E3 ubiquitin-protein ligase TRIM23: MAALGVNKVGAGAGAGLDGGRGAGGSGRGPTGAAVKVLECGVCEDVFSLQGDKVPRLLLCGHTVCHDCLTRLPLHGRAVRCPFDRQVTELGDSGVWGLKKNFALLELLERLQNGPAGQCGTAEEAIGLSGESIIRCDEDEAHVASVYCTVCATHLCADCSQLTHSTKTLAKHRRVPLADKPHEKTLCSQHQVHAIEFVCLEEGCQASPLMCCVCKEYGKHQGHKHSVLEPAANQIRASILDMAHCIRTFTEEISDYSRKLVGIVQHIEGGEQIVEDGVGMAHTEHVPGTAENARSCVRAYFSDLHETLCRQEEMALSVVDAHVREKLIWLRQQQEDMTILLSQVSTACLHCEKTLQQDDCRVVLAKQEITRLLETLQKQQQQFTELADHVQLDASIPVTFTKDNRVHIGPKMEIRVVTLGLDGAGKTTILFKLKQDEFMQPIPTIGFNVETVEYKNLKFTIWDVGGKHKLRPLWKHYYLNTQAVVFVVDSSHRDRVSEAHSELAKLLTEKELRDALLLIFANKQDVAGALSVEEITELLSLHKLCCGRSWYIQGCDARSGTGLYEGLDWLSRQLVAAGVLDVA